The Oceanispirochaeta sp. genome includes a region encoding these proteins:
- a CDS encoding substrate-binding domain-containing protein, with translation MKKILCIQVLLLALCPFVLFANGQQDSGLTKVGIVNLPPEESGYRQANVDAMNTVFSTEKGYDAKQTNAGGNSEQIAAAKGYIRDGVDYLLISAANASGWDGTLKSAKDAGVKVILFDRLIDTSESNYQAALVSDMAYEGQMATEWVLDQDLDEINLVLIRGQLGSAAEIGRSTAVLEAAKAGKLNIVADGTGGDSWSLEEARKVVEAAIAAGKDFNVIYAQNDGMAQGAVQALEAAGITHGKNGDVKVIGFDFNRFALRNVQEGYWNANMQCNPRQAAEIAKWIESGILPSGVQYQEELLVTTDTITDEIIDQWGINADPGKGVVTR, from the coding sequence ATGAAAAAAATTTTATGTATACAGGTTTTGTTACTCGCATTATGTCCGTTTGTTCTGTTTGCTAATGGACAGCAGGATTCAGGTTTAACCAAGGTTGGTATCGTAAATCTGCCGCCGGAAGAATCCGGCTATAGACAGGCCAATGTTGATGCCATGAACACTGTCTTCTCAACTGAAAAAGGATATGACGCAAAACAGACCAATGCCGGTGGCAACAGTGAGCAGATCGCTGCGGCCAAAGGGTATATTCGTGACGGAGTAGACTATCTACTGATCTCTGCTGCAAACGCGTCAGGATGGGACGGCACTTTGAAGTCTGCAAAAGATGCAGGTGTAAAAGTTATTCTCTTTGACCGTTTAATTGATACAAGCGAATCAAACTATCAGGCAGCTCTTGTTTCTGATATGGCTTATGAAGGCCAAATGGCAACAGAATGGGTTTTAGACCAGGATCTGGATGAAATCAATCTAGTTCTTATTCGCGGTCAATTAGGGTCCGCGGCTGAAATAGGTCGAAGCACCGCAGTCCTCGAGGCTGCTAAAGCAGGTAAACTCAATATCGTGGCTGATGGAACTGGTGGTGACAGCTGGAGTCTTGAAGAAGCCCGTAAAGTTGTTGAAGCTGCCATTGCTGCAGGAAAGGATTTCAACGTAATCTACGCACAGAATGACGGTATGGCGCAAGGCGCTGTTCAGGCTCTCGAAGCAGCCGGTATCACCCATGGAAAGAACGGCGATGTCAAGGTAATTGGTTTTGACTTCAACCGTTTTGCACTAAGAAACGTACAGGAAGGTTACTGGAATGCCAATATGCAGTGTAATCCTCGTCAGGCCGCCGAGATTGCCAAGTGGATCGAGAGTGGTATACTCCCCAGTGGAGTCCAGTATCAGGAAGAACTGCTGGTTACTACAGATACAATAACCGATGAAATTATAGACCAGTGGGGAATCAATGCTGATCCCGGAAAAGGTGTAGTAACAAGGTAA